Proteins from a single region of Pseudomonas ekonensis:
- a CDS encoding M48 family metallopeptidase: MNKSLMAVVLGSVLLLNGCETVNTTSAGEVGVKRQQRMLTLLSSQELDQMYAQSYQKTVGEASGKGALDKTSADARRVQAIADRLIAQAPNFRPDAAQWQWEVNLIKSDELNANCGPGGKIIFYTGLIDGLQLTDDEIAAVMGHEIAHALREHSREAMSKAYGIELAKQGATALLGLSSESLAAADAAVKYAMTLPNSRANENEADLIGLELAARAGYNPNAAITLWNKMSKASEGAPPEFMSTHPASSSRIASLQAAIPKVMPLYEKAPKS; this comes from the coding sequence ATGAACAAATCGCTGATGGCGGTCGTGCTGGGCTCGGTGTTGCTGCTCAACGGCTGTGAGACCGTGAACACGACCAGTGCAGGTGAGGTGGGCGTCAAGCGTCAGCAGCGCATGCTCACGCTGTTGTCCTCGCAAGAGCTGGACCAGATGTACGCCCAGTCCTATCAGAAAACCGTTGGAGAGGCGTCGGGCAAGGGCGCGCTGGACAAGACCAGCGCCGATGCCAGGCGTGTGCAGGCGATAGCCGACCGCTTGATCGCCCAGGCGCCGAACTTCCGTCCGGACGCGGCGCAGTGGCAATGGGAGGTCAATCTGATCAAGAGTGACGAGCTCAATGCCAATTGCGGCCCTGGCGGCAAGATCATTTTCTACACGGGATTGATCGATGGCCTGCAACTGACCGATGACGAAATCGCTGCGGTCATGGGCCATGAAATCGCCCACGCCCTGCGCGAGCACAGTCGTGAAGCGATGTCCAAGGCATACGGCATCGAATTGGCCAAGCAGGGTGCCACTGCGTTGCTGGGTCTGAGTTCGGAAAGCCTGGCCGCAGCCGATGCCGCCGTCAAATATGCCATGACCCTGCCCAACAGCCGCGCCAACGAAAACGAAGCCGACCTGATCGGCCTCGAACTCGCCGCCCGGGCCGGCTACAACCCGAACGCCGCGATCACCCTGTGGAACAAGATGAGCAAGGCCTCGGAAGGCGCGCCGCCGGAGTTCATGAGCACGCACCCGGCCTCGTCCAGCCGGATCGCCTCGTTGCAGGCAGCGATTCCGAAGGTGATGCCGTTGTACGAGAAAGCGCCGAAGTCCTGA
- a CDS encoding TMEM165/GDT1 family protein codes for MLDSLLVPTAIVALAEIGDKTQLLALILAARFRKPWPIIAGIVAATLANHAAAGAVGAWFGSFFSDSVLHWILAASFAATALWTLVPDKMDDDEASTARKFGPFLTTLIAFFLAEIGDKTQIATVMLAAQYPELWLVIIGTTAGMLIANVPVVLAGNFAAEKLPLTLIRRLAASAFMILAIVAVYKAMQSSGWV; via the coding sequence ATGCTGGACTCGCTGCTCGTTCCCACCGCCATCGTTGCCCTCGCCGAAATCGGCGACAAGACGCAACTGCTCGCGCTCATTCTCGCCGCACGCTTTCGCAAACCCTGGCCGATCATCGCCGGCATCGTCGCCGCGACCCTGGCCAACCACGCCGCTGCCGGTGCGGTCGGCGCCTGGTTCGGCAGTTTCTTCTCGGACTCCGTCCTGCACTGGATCCTCGCCGCCAGTTTCGCCGCCACGGCCTTGTGGACCTTGGTGCCGGACAAGATGGACGACGACGAGGCCAGCACGGCCCGCAAGTTCGGACCGTTCCTGACCACGCTGATCGCGTTCTTCCTGGCGGAAATCGGTGACAAGACCCAGATCGCCACGGTGATGCTGGCGGCGCAGTACCCGGAGCTGTGGCTGGTGATCATCGGCACCACGGCCGGCATGCTGATCGCCAACGTGCCGGTGGTGCTGGCGGGGAATTTCGCGGCGGAGAAACTGCCGCTGACGCTGATCCGTCGCCTGGCGGCTTCGGCCTTCATGATTCTGGCGATCGTCGCGGTGTACAAGGCGATGCAGAGCAGCGGTTGGGTCTGA
- a CDS encoding methyl-accepting chemotaxis protein translates to MITQVVTSVQSVSDSSEHTADIAIRTNIGVQKQMAEIDQVATAVQEMTATAQDVARNATQAAQAASHADQAASQGMRIVSDTSKSIGVLAVEIGKAVEVVQALAKDSENINAILIAIRAIAEQTNLLALNAAIEAARAGEQGRGFAVVADEVRNLAQKTQQATEEIQSMIQQLQQGTREVVRVMEDSQSRTDESVQHAAKAAEALETITQAVSVINDMNTQIASAAEEQSAVADDINRNVINIGQVANEVAGGADESSSASADLTKLAEQQRRLINQFKV, encoded by the coding sequence ATGATCACCCAGGTGGTGACGTCGGTGCAGAGCGTCAGCGATTCGTCCGAGCACACCGCCGACATCGCCATCCGCACCAACATCGGCGTGCAGAAGCAGATGGCCGAAATCGACCAGGTGGCCACCGCCGTACAGGAGATGACCGCCACCGCCCAGGACGTGGCGCGCAACGCGACCCAAGCGGCGCAGGCGGCCAGCCATGCCGACCAGGCCGCCAGCCAAGGCATGCGGATCGTCAGCGACACCTCGAAGTCGATCGGCGTGCTGGCCGTGGAGATCGGCAAGGCCGTGGAAGTGGTGCAGGCGCTGGCCAAGGACAGCGAGAACATCAACGCGATCCTCATCGCCATCCGCGCCATCGCCGAACAGACCAACCTGCTGGCCCTCAACGCGGCCATCGAAGCGGCCCGCGCCGGCGAGCAGGGCCGCGGGTTCGCGGTGGTGGCCGACGAGGTGCGCAACCTGGCGCAGAAGACCCAGCAGGCCACCGAAGAAATCCAGAGCATGATCCAGCAACTGCAGCAGGGCACCCGCGAAGTGGTGCGGGTCATGGAAGACAGCCAGAGCCGCACCGACGAAAGCGTGCAGCACGCGGCCAAGGCCGCCGAGGCGCTGGAGACCATCACCCAGGCGGTGTCGGTGATCAACGACATGAACACCCAGATCGCCAGCGCCGCCGAGGAACAGAGCGCGGTGGCCGACGACATCAACCGCAATGTGATCAACATCGGCCAGGTGGCCAACGAAGTCGCGGGCGGCGCCGACGAGTCGAGTTCGGCCAGCGCCGACCTGACCAAGCTGGCGGAGCAGCAGCGCCGGTTGATCAATCAGTTCAAGGTCTGA